The Streptosporangiales bacterium genome includes a region encoding these proteins:
- a CDS encoding ATP-grasp domain-containing protein, whose protein sequence is MRKVLIANRGEIAVRVARACRDAGLASVAVYADPDRDAVHVRATDEAFALGGTTPGESYLDIAKLLGVAKQAGADAVHPGYGFLSENADFAQAVIDAGLTWIGPPPDAIRSLGDKVAARRIAQRVGAPLVAGTADPVRDADEVVAFAREHGLPIAIKAAFGGGGRGLKVATELDQVAELYDSAVREAVASFGRGECFVERYLARPRHVETQCLADRHGDVVVVTTRDCSLQRRHQKLVEEAPAPFLTGDQVARLYESSRAIMREAGYVGAGTCEFLVGEDGTISFLEVNTRLQVEHPVSEEVTGIDLVREQLRLADGEPLGYGDPAVRGHAIEFRINAEDAGRGFLPAPGTVTAWRPPSGPGVRLDSGVEQGTVVPQVYDSMLAKLVITGATRAQALERSRRALAEFTVDGMPTVLPFHRAVVDDPAFAGEPFGVHTRWIETEFAGGIAPYAGDPAATDDPAPREAVVVEVGGRRLEVVLPAGLGAVAGSGERRATRRRATTSATAAVSGDALSSPMQGTIVKVLVVEGQHVEAGEPVVVLEAMKMEQPLTAHKTGTVHGLDARVGATVTSGGVVCEIRE, encoded by the coding sequence GTGCGCAAGGTCCTGATCGCGAACCGCGGCGAGATCGCCGTGCGGGTCGCCCGTGCGTGCCGTGACGCGGGACTGGCGAGCGTCGCCGTGTATGCCGATCCCGACCGTGATGCGGTGCACGTCCGCGCCACCGACGAGGCGTTCGCGCTCGGCGGCACGACTCCGGGCGAGAGCTACCTCGACATCGCCAAGCTGCTCGGCGTGGCCAAGCAGGCCGGCGCCGACGCCGTCCATCCCGGCTACGGCTTCCTGTCGGAGAACGCCGACTTCGCCCAGGCCGTGATCGACGCCGGCCTGACCTGGATCGGGCCGCCGCCGGACGCCATCCGGTCGCTGGGCGACAAGGTCGCGGCGCGGCGCATCGCGCAACGGGTCGGCGCCCCGCTCGTCGCCGGCACCGCCGATCCGGTGCGCGACGCCGACGAGGTCGTCGCGTTCGCCCGCGAGCACGGCCTGCCGATCGCCATCAAGGCCGCGTTCGGCGGCGGGGGGCGCGGACTCAAGGTCGCCACCGAGCTCGACCAGGTCGCCGAGCTGTACGACTCGGCGGTACGCGAGGCCGTCGCGTCGTTCGGTCGCGGCGAGTGCTTCGTCGAGCGCTACCTCGCGCGGCCCCGGCACGTCGAGACGCAGTGCCTCGCCGACCGGCACGGCGACGTCGTGGTCGTGACCACCCGTGACTGCTCATTGCAGCGGCGCCACCAGAAGCTCGTCGAGGAGGCGCCCGCGCCGTTCCTCACCGGGGACCAGGTCGCGCGGCTGTACGAGTCGAGCAGGGCGATCATGCGCGAGGCGGGATACGTCGGCGCCGGCACCTGCGAGTTCCTCGTCGGCGAGGACGGCACCATCTCGTTCCTCGAGGTCAACACCCGGCTCCAGGTCGAGCACCCGGTCAGCGAGGAGGTCACCGGCATCGACCTCGTCCGCGAGCAGCTGCGGCTCGCCGACGGCGAGCCCCTCGGCTACGGCGACCCGGCGGTCCGCGGGCACGCGATCGAGTTCCGGATCAACGCCGAGGACGCCGGCCGCGGCTTCCTCCCCGCGCCGGGCACCGTCACGGCCTGGCGGCCGCCGTCCGGCCCCGGCGTCCGTCTCGACTCCGGTGTCGAGCAGGGCACCGTCGTGCCGCAGGTGTACGACTCGATGCTGGCGAAGCTCGTCATCACCGGCGCCACCCGCGCCCAGGCGCTCGAACGGAGCCGGCGGGCGCTGGCCGAGTTCACGGTCGACGGCATGCCGACCGTCCTGCCGTTCCACCGCGCCGTCGTCGACGACCCGGCGTTCGCGGGCGAGCCGTTCGGCGTCCACACCCGCTGGATCGAGACGGAGTTCGCGGGCGGGATCGCGCCGTACGCGGGCGACCCGGCCGCCACCGACGACCCCGCTCCACGCGAGGCGGTCGTGGTCGAGGTCGGCGGTCGCCGCCTCGAGGTCGTCCTGCCCGCCGGCCTGGGTGCCGTCGCGGGGAGCGGCGAGCGCCGGGCGACCAGGCGCAGGGCCACGACGAGCGCGACCGCGGCCGTGAGCGGCGACGCACTGAGCAGCCCGATGCAGGGCACGATCGTCAAGGTGCTGGTCGTGGAGGGCCAGCACGTCGAGGCCGGCGAGCCCGTCGTCGTGCTCGAGGCGATGAAGATGGAGCAACCGCTCACGGCGCACAAGACGGGCACGGTGCACGGCCTCGACGCCCGGGTCGGCGCCACGGTGACCAGCGGCGGCGTAGTCTGTGAGATCCGGGAGTGA